The Daphnia pulicaria isolate SC F1-1A chromosome 12, SC_F0-13Bv2, whole genome shotgun sequence genome contains a region encoding:
- the LOC124316578 gene encoding adhesive plaque matrix protein-like, with translation MQFQFAIILVLVAVGAFAQPPLPKPPGYSPAPPKPYPTQSYEPLMPYSFGYAVSDGPSYNNYAHQETADTKAVTGSYRVSLPDGRTQIVTYKADDNGYVANVKYEGQAKYPENYSKPKPAYQPGPPPPPAYKPATPIKPYKP, from the exons ATGCAATTCCAG TTCGCCATTATTCTTGTATTGGTCGCTGTTGGAGCTTTCGCTCAGCCGCCGTTACCTAAACCACCCGGTTACTCACCTGCTCCCCCGAAACCATATCCCACTCAAAGTTATGAG cCGCTGATGCCGTACAGTTTCGGCTACGCTGTCAGCGACGGCCCTAGCTACAACAACTACGCCCATCAGGAGACGGCAGACACGAAAGCTGTGACCGGATCTTACCGTGTTTCCTTGCCCGATGGCCGAACTCAGATCGTCACTTACAAGGCCGATGATAACGGATACGTCGCCAACGTCAAATACGAAGGACAGGCCAAGTATCCAGAGAATTACAGCAAACCGAAACCCGCCTACCAACCGggcccaccaccaccgccggcATACAAACCTGCAACTCCAATTAAACCTTACAAACCTTGA
- the LOC124316761 gene encoding uncharacterized protein LOC124316761 codes for MKQVVKSLEAKDEQMEAQLELNNKLRQDLALKVIQLEAKNVQLEVKIGKLEDKVKQQDSLIKSCFSREKNERTAAATDFVPIVNNPSAVSINGLPSSCADLKSIGHTLNGFYSVIGSVKMESVYCDFTKLPDDAGFQKWIGYADVKSAPVHFYVQRESQFNQTQTPIPFELARVNEGNAMDLTTGKFTAPRPGIYFFSFAGTAYLKPSSTVQFSSNLYLNGNMIGSSYVAENNDPVSRFSPLTLQSTLNLKKGDQLWMEIGYSASYLYDDSAHRTHFTGFMLEEEIVASIRDFGFHIQNAQNERRHFVEGNFKGEGKIIH; via the exons atgaaacaagttGTGAAAAGTTTGGAGGCCAAAGATGAACAAATGGAGGCGCAACTCGAATTAAAT AATAAACTAAGACAAGATTTGGCATTGAAAGTAATCCAATTAGAGGCCAAAAATGTCCAACTGGAAGTCAAAATTGGAAAACTGGAGGACAAAGTTAAACAACAAGATTCGCTTattaaaagttgtttttcacgagagaaaaatgaacgcacagcagcagcaaccgacTTTGTTCCAATTGTCAATAATCCATCGGCTGTTTCCATCAACGGACTGCCGTCTTCATGCGCGGATCTCAAAAGCATTGGCCACACCCTGAACGGATTTTATTCCGTCATAGGATCGGTGAAAATGGAATCCGTTTACTGCGATTTCACTAAACTACCTGACGATGCAG gttttcagaaatggatcggatacgccgacgtcaaatctGCGCCggtccatttctacgtccagagagAATCTCAATTTAACCAAACACAAactccgattccgttcgagttGGCGcgggtgaacgagggaaacgCCATGGATTTGACAAcggggaaattcacggcaccgcgaccgggaatttattttttctctttcgcgggAACGGCGTATCTTAAACCTTCATCTACTGTTCAGTTTTCTTCTaatctttatttgaacgggaatATGATCGGGTCTAGTTATGTTGCAGAGAATAACGACCCCGTTAGTCGATTTAGTCCGTTGACCCTTcagtcgacgctgaacttgaaaaaaggcgatcaaCTCTGGATGGAGATTGGTTATTCAGCCTCGTATTTGTATGACGACAGTGCCCACCgcacccatttcacgggtttcatgttggaggaggaaattgtggcGTCCATTCGAGATTTCGGGTTCCACATCCAAAATGCGCAAAATGAACGTCGCCATTTTGTAGAGGGAAATTTTAAGGGGGAAGGGAAGATAATTCATTAA